In the genome of Deltaproteobacteria bacterium, one region contains:
- a CDS encoding DUF89 family protein, which translates to MPKLPNFSSVRELRYGQDPYLDAWLLHFMTENNIEPNVNPAENAQQEQLRFMVDVDDDQVFVPCSDEMFENLLQSRLSSTLKFEYREKWRLLVHLVHINITDRYTRRKIFALSRHKLSQVLHAPFLIPSRLLKQLLTIFMAMSGVHDPQREEKRLYNRRALDFMNSPAMSRCLYSCPDTTMGCTSIEYLRWQLDLLELSRLCRLSLSSAIWETPALVREDPAFLDRIGAPWPEFTSLMDKVMGPDSGQGQLKILFLPESSGEIIFDLRFIRVLLRLGHKVILAFKEGFSLDQPVFWDAEHDTALNEALGEAQFVENSRMTKNELLRAQRENPLMVISDGTRERLNLWRTNVTFARAWKEADLVIAKGFANYRRLIMNSHLFTRDILCLYRDGAGQDRICFKGKSSRVNKITESQVVGHADTIIARMRHAQGQGKQVMFYSAIIGSIPGQTTLALKVVSTFVEYLRSKHANLLIINPAEHFVDGMDGDDLMYMWERVQRSGFINVWRFQSVGDIETSFELMGEAVPAEWHGKDATFSTGCTKEMHIALDMQKTHPEMQIIGPDPKRFFRRMEYGVGKYFDARIPDKGRSL; encoded by the coding sequence ATGCCCAAACTGCCCAATTTTTCATCGGTCCGGGAGCTGCGGTATGGCCAGGACCCCTATCTTGACGCCTGGTTGCTGCATTTCATGACCGAGAACAACATCGAGCCCAACGTCAACCCGGCCGAGAACGCCCAGCAGGAACAGCTGCGTTTCATGGTCGACGTGGATGACGACCAGGTCTTTGTGCCCTGTTCCGACGAGATGTTCGAAAACCTGCTCCAGTCCCGCCTTTCGTCCACCCTGAAGTTTGAGTATCGGGAAAAGTGGCGGCTTTTGGTGCATCTGGTGCACATCAATATCACGGATCGTTATACGCGGCGTAAAATTTTCGCCCTTTCCCGACACAAGCTCAGCCAGGTCCTGCATGCTCCGTTTTTGATTCCTTCCCGTCTGCTCAAGCAGCTTTTGACCATCTTCATGGCCATGAGCGGGGTCCACGATCCGCAACGCGAGGAAAAGCGCCTCTACAACCGGCGCGCCCTCGACTTCATGAACAGCCCGGCCATGAGCCGCTGTCTGTATTCCTGCCCGGACACGACAATGGGGTGCACCTCCATCGAGTATCTGCGCTGGCAACTCGACTTGTTGGAACTGTCCCGTCTGTGCCGGTTGTCCTTGTCCTCGGCCATTTGGGAAACACCGGCCCTGGTCCGGGAGGATCCCGCCTTTTTGGACCGGATCGGCGCCCCCTGGCCCGAGTTTACCTCGCTCATGGACAAGGTCATGGGACCGGACAGCGGGCAGGGGCAGCTCAAGATTTTGTTTTTGCCCGAGAGCAGCGGCGAGATCATTTTTGACCTGCGCTTTATCAGGGTCTTGTTGCGTCTGGGGCATAAGGTCATTTTGGCCTTCAAGGAAGGGTTTTCCCTGGACCAACCGGTGTTTTGGGATGCCGAGCACGACACGGCCCTGAACGAGGCCCTGGGCGAGGCCCAATTCGTCGAAAACAGCCGCATGACCAAGAACGAGCTGCTTCGGGCCCAGCGCGAGAACCCGCTCATGGTCATTTCCGACGGCACCCGCGAACGCCTCAATCTGTGGCGGACCAACGTGACATTCGCCCGTGCTTGGAAGGAAGCTGACTTGGTCATTGCCAAGGGCTTTGCAAATTATCGGCGTTTGATCATGAACTCCCATTTGTTTACCCGGGATATCCTGTGCCTGTACCGCGATGGAGCCGGCCAGGACCGGATTTGCTTCAAGGGCAAGTCGTCGCGTGTCAACAAGATCACCGAAAGCCAGGTCGTGGGCCATGCCGACACCATTATCGCCCGCATGCGCCATGCCCAGGGTCAGGGCAAGCAGGTCATGTTTTACAGCGCGATCATCGGCAGCATTCCTGGTCAGACCACGCTGGCTCTGAAGGTGGTCAGCACGTTTGTCGAGTATTTGCGGAGCAAGCACGCCAATCTGTTGATCATCAATCCGGCCGAGCATTTCGTGGATGGGATGGATGGCGATGATTTGATGTACATGTGGGAGCGGGTGCAGCGTAGCGGATTCATCAATGTCTGGCGTTTTCAGAGCGTCGGTGACATCGAGACCAGTTTCGAACTCATGGGCGAGGCGGTGCCGGCCGAGTGGCATGGCAAGGACGCGACCTTTTCCACGGGGTGCACCAAGGAAATGCATATTGCCCTGGACATGCAGAAAACCCATCCGGAAATGCAGATCATCGGCCCGGATCCCAAGCGTTTTTTCCGGCGCATGGAATATGGCGTGGGCAAGTATTTCGACGCCCGCATCCCGGACAAGGGCCGGAGCTTGTGA